Proteins encoded in a region of the Streptomyces sp. NBC_01471 genome:
- a CDS encoding alpha-glucosidase/alpha-galactosidase, with amino-acid sequence MTTTKIAFIGAGSVVFTQGLLADLFAFPELTDVHIALHDIDAERLATADGAARHIAAERGAAPRITSHAERRAALDGADFVINIVQVGMGEATRTDFEVPARYGLRQTIGDTLGIGGIFRALRTFPLLKALGEDISEVCPDAWLLNYTNPMAMNVQYLTQATGLTRVVGLCHSVYWTMRDLSDLVGVAYEDVNYLAAGVNHQAWVLRFEQDGTDLYPRLDALVADDPQLRRRVRVDMYRRLGHYPTETSEHSAEYVPWYLHHADEIERLRLPVGAYLGIVDENVAEYEKTRAALASGSPLPVEGTMEYAPQVIHSIVTGTPRTVYGNVPNHGLIDNLPASGTVEVPCLVDALGVQPTRIGALPAQCAALNRTYLSMNDLVVRAALHDEPRHVRQAAMTDPATAAALPVERIWDLCDDMVRAHGAALQPSLRAVLGH; translated from the coding sequence ATGACCACCACGAAGATCGCATTCATCGGCGCCGGGAGCGTCGTCTTCACGCAGGGGCTGCTGGCGGACCTCTTCGCCTTCCCCGAGCTGACGGACGTCCACATCGCGCTGCACGACATCGACGCGGAACGACTCGCCACCGCCGACGGCGCCGCCCGCCACATCGCGGCCGAGCGGGGCGCGGCGCCGCGGATCACGTCCCATGCGGAGCGGCGTGCGGCGCTGGACGGCGCCGACTTCGTCATCAACATCGTCCAGGTCGGCATGGGCGAGGCGACCCGTACCGACTTCGAAGTGCCCGCGCGCTACGGCCTGCGGCAGACCATCGGCGACACCCTGGGCATCGGCGGCATCTTCCGTGCCCTGCGCACCTTCCCGCTCCTCAAGGCCCTCGGCGAGGACATCTCCGAGGTCTGCCCCGACGCCTGGCTGCTCAACTACACCAACCCGATGGCGATGAACGTCCAGTACCTCACCCAGGCCACCGGGCTGACCCGTGTCGTGGGCCTGTGCCACTCGGTGTACTGGACCATGCGGGACCTCTCCGACCTGGTGGGCGTCGCGTACGAGGACGTCAACTACCTGGCGGCGGGCGTCAACCACCAGGCGTGGGTGCTGCGTTTCGAGCAGGACGGGACGGACCTCTACCCCCGGCTCGACGCCCTGGTGGCGGACGACCCCCAACTGCGCCGCCGGGTCCGGGTCGACATGTACCGACGGCTGGGCCACTATCCGACGGAGACCAGCGAGCACTCCGCGGAGTACGTGCCGTGGTATCTGCACCACGCCGACGAGATCGAGCGGCTGCGGCTGCCGGTCGGCGCCTATCTGGGCATCGTCGACGAGAACGTCGCGGAGTACGAGAAGACGCGGGCCGCCCTCGCGTCCGGGTCCCCGCTCCCGGTCGAGGGGACCATGGAGTACGCCCCGCAGGTCATCCACAGCATCGTCACGGGCACGCCCCGCACCGTCTACGGCAATGTGCCCAACCACGGGCTGATCGACAACCTTCCCGCTTCGGGGACCGTCGAAGTCCCCTGCCTGGTCGACGCGCTGGGCGTGCAGCCCACCCGTATCGGTGCGCTCCCGGCGCAGTGCGCCGCGCTCAACCGCACGTACCTGAGCATGAACGACCTGGTCGTCCGCGCCGCTCTGCACGACGAGCCGCGCCATGTCCGGCAGGCCGCGATGACCGACCCCGCGACCGCCGCCGCCCTGCCCGTCGAGCGCATCTGGGATCTGTGCGACGACATGGTGCGGGCCCACGGCGCAGCGCTTCAGCCGTCGCTGCGCGCCGTTCTGGGTCACTGA
- a CDS encoding GNAT family N-acetyltransferase: MSVPHPSSAEHPLDDPVRTALTGTHAHFARSRGRVLCYPDDVAPWFVTPEAPDAADWSDVAALAGPGGAVTLTAFREPPPDDWEIVFHAPGVQLVDAGVAAAPDPEAVRLGPADVPEMLALVERTRPGPFLSRTVELGTYLGIRHGGRLVAMAGERMRPPGWSEISAVCTDASVRGQGLGTRLIHAVAHEIRERGETPFLHAAESNTNAVRLYESLGFRLRRRTEFLSALVPQHSAETGTGTQDARTTALR; this comes from the coding sequence ATGAGCGTCCCGCACCCGTCCTCCGCTGAGCATCCCCTGGACGACCCGGTCCGTACCGCGCTGACCGGCACGCACGCCCACTTCGCACGGTCCCGGGGCCGCGTTCTGTGCTACCCGGACGATGTGGCGCCGTGGTTCGTCACGCCCGAGGCCCCCGACGCCGCGGACTGGTCCGACGTCGCCGCACTGGCCGGCCCCGGCGGTGCCGTCACTCTCACCGCGTTCCGCGAGCCGCCGCCGGACGACTGGGAGATCGTCTTCCACGCGCCGGGTGTCCAGCTCGTCGACGCAGGGGTGGCAGCGGCGCCCGACCCGGAGGCCGTACGGCTGGGACCCGCCGACGTGCCCGAGATGCTCGCTCTGGTCGAACGCACCCGCCCCGGTCCGTTCCTGTCACGCACGGTCGAACTCGGCACCTACCTCGGCATCCGTCACGGGGGCAGACTCGTCGCGATGGCCGGTGAGCGGATGCGTCCGCCCGGCTGGAGCGAGATCAGCGCGGTCTGCACGGACGCGTCCGTCCGCGGACAGGGTCTCGGCACCCGGCTGATACACGCTGTGGCGCACGAGATCAGAGAGCGTGGCGAGACGCCGTTCCTGCACGCGGCGGAGTCCAACACCAACGCCGTCCGGCTGTACGAGTCCCTGGGGTTCCGGCTCCGCCGCCGGACGGAGTTCCTCTCGGCGCTCGTACCGCAGCATTCGGCCGAAACCGGGACCGGAACCCAGGACGCGCGGACGACGGCGCTGCGCTGA
- a CDS encoding NADP-dependent oxidoreductase, protein MPKAYVFTRNGGSEAEAQAELEMPVPGPGQLLVAVRAAGVNPVDWKLRTGYRRPGSEEPSFPVVFGSEAAGTVVATGPGVEGFEPGQAVFGNPVTGGYAEYTLMPVGVTAHKPDALPFTEAAALPVGAATAYDGLQQLAPVPGSTLLVNGAGGGVGVAAAQIARHLGVRVIGTASAEKKDFVEALGAVHVPSGPGVADRVRAAAPDGVDAVFDLVGGEALEEVAGLVADRTRVISAGGKELVVELGGAAVVRARNTAVLDAVARLAVDGALRACVTRTFPLDRAAEALRAVEGGHTRGKIVIEVAG, encoded by the coding sequence ATGCCCAAGGCGTACGTATTCACCCGTAACGGTGGCTCCGAGGCGGAGGCTCAGGCCGAGCTGGAGATGCCGGTTCCGGGCCCCGGGCAACTGCTCGTCGCCGTCCGGGCGGCCGGGGTGAACCCGGTGGACTGGAAACTCCGTACGGGATACCGCAGGCCCGGCAGCGAGGAGCCGTCGTTCCCCGTGGTCTTCGGCAGCGAAGCCGCAGGGACCGTGGTGGCGACAGGCCCCGGTGTCGAAGGGTTCGAACCGGGGCAGGCCGTGTTCGGCAACCCGGTGACCGGCGGCTACGCCGAGTACACGCTGATGCCCGTCGGTGTCACGGCGCACAAGCCCGACGCACTGCCGTTCACCGAGGCCGCGGCCCTGCCGGTCGGGGCGGCCACCGCGTACGACGGTTTGCAGCAGCTGGCCCCGGTGCCCGGCTCGACCCTGCTGGTCAACGGCGCCGGCGGAGGTGTGGGGGTGGCCGCCGCGCAGATCGCACGGCATCTCGGCGTGCGGGTCATCGGTACCGCGAGCGCGGAGAAGAAGGACTTCGTGGAGGCGCTCGGCGCCGTGCACGTCCCGTCGGGCCCCGGCGTGGCGGACCGGGTGCGGGCAGCCGCCCCGGACGGTGTCGACGCCGTCTTCGATCTCGTCGGCGGCGAGGCGCTGGAGGAGGTGGCCGGACTGGTCGCAGACCGGACGAGGGTCATCAGCGCGGGCGGGAAGGAACTCGTGGTGGAGCTGGGCGGCGCGGCGGTCGTCCGCGCCCGCAACACGGCCGTCCTCGACGCCGTGGCACGCCTCGCCGTCGACGGCGCCCTGCGGGCCTGCGTCACCCGGACCTTTCCGCTGGACCGGGCGGCCGAAGCCCTGCGCGCCGTCGAGGGCGGGCACACCCGCGGCAAGATCGTGATCGAGGTGGCCGGATGA
- a CDS encoding DUF1206 domain-containing protein, with protein sequence MDTGTASARGRRQAKRAADSTAVAAGARAGFAARGVIYVLVGVLAARIAFSDGGGAQADRGGAIAEIAHRPFGHVLLWVLGIALLGMAVWRLSEALFGQAGPDGGKPGKRAMAAGRCVFYGFVSYSVLSYAAGDRGSGSGSTDKKSEDVTATALGWPGGQWIVGIAGVVVAGAGLWIAARAVMRKYRKHLKMSGMSRNTRRAVDVAGVFGGASRGIIFAAAGGFAVAAAVSHQPGRAKGMDDTLRSFTDTPAGPWLLVLVAIGLAAFGAFSMANARWREV encoded by the coding sequence ATGGATACCGGGACGGCTTCAGCACGTGGTCGCAGACAGGCTAAGCGAGCGGCGGACAGCACCGCTGTCGCGGCAGGGGCGCGAGCGGGATTCGCCGCGCGGGGGGTGATCTACGTCCTGGTCGGTGTGCTGGCCGCACGGATCGCGTTCTCCGACGGCGGCGGAGCGCAGGCGGACCGCGGTGGCGCCATCGCCGAGATCGCACACCGGCCGTTCGGACACGTCCTCCTCTGGGTCCTGGGCATCGCGCTGCTCGGCATGGCTGTCTGGCGGCTGTCCGAGGCGCTGTTCGGCCAGGCAGGACCGGACGGCGGCAAGCCAGGCAAACGGGCCATGGCGGCGGGCCGCTGTGTCTTCTACGGTTTCGTCTCGTACTCCGTGCTCTCCTACGCGGCCGGGGACCGGGGGAGCGGCAGCGGATCGACGGACAAGAAGTCCGAGGACGTCACCGCGACGGCACTCGGCTGGCCGGGCGGTCAGTGGATCGTCGGCATCGCGGGGGTCGTCGTGGCCGGTGCCGGGCTGTGGATCGCCGCCCGGGCCGTCATGCGCAAGTACCGCAAGCATCTCAAGATGTCCGGCATGTCGAGGAACACCCGCCGCGCCGTCGACGTCGCCGGCGTGTTCGGCGGGGCGTCCCGGGGCATCATCTTCGCTGCCGCGGGCGGGTTCGCCGTCGCCGCGGCCGTCAGCCACCAGCCCGGCAGGGCCAAGGGCATGGACGACACCCTGCGCTCGTTCACGGACACCCCGGCGGGGCCGTGGTTGCTGGTGCTGGTGGCGATCGGCCTGGCCGCCTTCGGCGCGTTCTCCATGGCGAACGCACGGTGGCGCGAGGTCTGA
- a CDS encoding serine hydrolase domain-containing protein, translated as MTNLQALLTTYVDAGTVPGAVALVARGDGVEVGTAGFSDTGGTSPMARDSIFRIASITKPVTAAAVMMLVDEGRISLDEPVGRRLPELASLSVVRTPDSPVDDVVPAARAITVRDLLTFRAGYGFPSDFSLPAVGLLFSELRQGPPQSEAVPAPDEWVATLSRIPLLHQPGDAWLYNTCSDILGVLIARVSGRSLPEFLAERLFGPLGMTDTGFEVPPAERHRLTGFYRTTPDGLEPVASADGEWGSPPAFPSGAGGLVSTADDWYAFARMLLADGAAGGRQLLSPESVRLMTTDHLTSDQRAASTLFLEGQGWGFGGSVDVTDADPWNVPGRYGWVGGSGTAAHIIPSTGTVTILLSQVAMTSPTPPPLMRDFWRYAAAGA; from the coding sequence ATGACCAACTTGCAGGCACTTCTCACGACGTACGTCGACGCTGGGACCGTCCCCGGTGCGGTGGCCCTGGTGGCCCGCGGCGACGGGGTCGAGGTCGGGACGGCCGGCTTCTCGGACACCGGGGGCACGTCCCCGATGGCCAGGGATTCCATCTTCCGCATCGCCTCGATCACCAAGCCGGTCACCGCGGCCGCGGTGATGATGCTGGTCGACGAGGGCCGAATCTCCCTCGACGAGCCGGTCGGGCGCCGGTTGCCCGAGCTGGCTTCGCTCTCCGTCGTGCGCACACCGGACAGCCCGGTCGACGATGTGGTCCCCGCGGCACGGGCGATCACCGTGCGGGATCTGCTCACGTTCCGCGCGGGGTACGGATTTCCGTCCGACTTCTCGCTGCCTGCGGTCGGGCTCCTGTTCAGCGAGCTGCGGCAGGGGCCGCCGCAGTCGGAGGCGGTCCCGGCGCCGGACGAGTGGGTGGCGACGCTGTCCCGCATTCCCCTGCTGCACCAGCCTGGTGACGCCTGGCTCTACAACACCTGTTCCGACATTCTGGGGGTGCTGATCGCCAGGGTCTCCGGCCGCTCGCTCCCCGAGTTCCTGGCCGAGCGGCTCTTCGGACCCCTCGGGATGACCGACACGGGATTCGAGGTCCCGCCGGCCGAGCGCCACCGGCTCACCGGCTTCTACCGGACCACCCCGGACGGCCTCGAACCGGTCGCATCGGCCGACGGTGAGTGGGGCAGTCCTCCCGCGTTCCCGTCCGGCGCCGGCGGCCTGGTCTCTACCGCCGACGACTGGTACGCCTTCGCCCGGATGCTGCTCGCCGACGGCGCCGCGGGCGGACGGCAGCTGCTGTCGCCGGAGTCCGTGCGCCTGATGACCACCGATCACCTGACGTCCGATCAACGTGCCGCCTCCACGCTCTTCCTGGAGGGGCAGGGGTGGGGCTTCGGCGGGTCGGTCGATGTCACGGACGCCGATCCGTGGAACGTGCCGGGCCGCTACGGCTGGGTCGGCGGCTCCGGCACCGCGGCGCACATCATCCCCTCCACCGGTACGGTCACGATCCTGCTCAGCCAGGTGGCGATGACGTCGCCGACCCCGCCCCCGCTGATGCGCGACTTCTGGCGGTACGCTGCGGCCGGCGCCTGA
- a CDS encoding D-alanyl-D-alanine carboxypeptidase family protein, with amino-acid sequence MNIGIKGIRRMSVVVVTAGAVSTAGAFGASAQAATPKAPTIVAKGGFVMNNSTAKTLFTKAADTRRSTGSTTKIMTIRVVLGQKNLNLDSKVTVQKAYSDYIVSKNASSARLIVGDKVTVRQLLYGLMLPSGCDAAYALADKFGSGSTRAARVKSFIGKMNSTAKTLGLKNTHFDSFDGIGSGANYSTPRDLTKLASNAMKYSTFRTVVKTKSTKQKVTTKSGGYRYMSWTNTNKLLSSYSGTIGLKTGSGPEAKYCLVFAATRGSKTVIGTVLASSSEANRTADAKKLMDYAFKK; translated from the coding sequence TTGAACATCGGCATCAAGGGCATTCGTCGCATGTCTGTGGTCGTCGTGACCGCAGGCGCTGTGTCGACGGCCGGGGCGTTCGGCGCTTCGGCTCAGGCCGCCACACCCAAAGCGCCCACGATCGTCGCCAAGGGCGGCTTCGTGATGAACAACAGCACGGCGAAGACGCTCTTCACCAAGGCCGCGGACACGCGCCGTTCCACCGGTTCCACCACCAAGATCATGACGATCCGGGTGGTGCTCGGGCAGAAGAACCTCAACCTGGATTCCAAGGTCACGGTCCAGAAGGCGTACAGCGACTACATCGTCTCCAAGAACGCCTCGTCGGCCCGGCTGATCGTCGGCGACAAGGTCACGGTCCGGCAGTTGCTGTACGGCCTGATGCTCCCGTCCGGCTGTGACGCGGCGTACGCGCTGGCCGACAAGTTCGGCAGCGGTTCGACCCGGGCCGCGCGGGTGAAGTCGTTCATCGGGAAGATGAACTCCACCGCGAAGACGCTCGGGTTGAAGAACACGCACTTCGATTCGTTCGACGGAATAGGGAGTGGTGCCAACTACTCGACCCCGCGTGACCTGACGAAGCTCGCCAGCAACGCGATGAAGTACTCCACCTTCCGCACGGTCGTGAAGACGAAGTCGACCAAGCAGAAGGTCACGACGAAGAGCGGTGGCTACCGCTACATGTCGTGGACCAACACCAACAAACTGCTCAGCAGTTACTCGGGCACCATCGGCCTCAAGACCGGGTCGGGCCCGGAGGCCAAGTACTGCCTGGTCTTCGCCGCCACCCGCGGCAGCAAGACCGTCATCGGTACGGTCCTCGCGTCCTCCTCGGAGGCGAACCGGACCGCGGACGCGAAGAAGCTGATGGACTACGCGTTCAAGAAGTAG
- a CDS encoding YqjF family protein gives MPYGPSAPEPITADPPREEPRPLLTQSWLDLAFLHWAADPADVAPLLPRGTFPDVLDGVTYVGLVAFRMHRIGWLRMPGLPYLGTFPETNVRLYSVDGRGRRGVVFRSLDAARLIPVAVGRMAFRLPYVWSRMTVHRDGDTLTYTSRRRLPGPHDTHSAIGIRVGEPVREPSEVEHFVTARWGLHTSLLGRPLYLPNTHPRWPLYRAELTGCAENLVAAAGLTPPAAEPVSVLYSPGVPVRFGRPLRAG, from the coding sequence GTGCCGTACGGACCGAGCGCGCCCGAACCCATCACGGCCGACCCGCCCCGCGAGGAGCCCAGGCCGCTCCTCACCCAGTCCTGGCTGGATCTGGCGTTCCTGCACTGGGCGGCCGACCCGGCGGATGTGGCACCGCTGCTGCCCCGGGGCACGTTCCCCGACGTCCTGGACGGGGTGACCTACGTGGGGCTCGTCGCGTTCCGCATGCACCGGATCGGGTGGCTCCGGATGCCCGGACTGCCGTACCTGGGCACCTTTCCCGAGACCAACGTGCGCCTGTACTCCGTGGACGGCCGGGGGCGGCGCGGCGTGGTGTTCCGCTCGCTCGACGCCGCACGGCTGATTCCGGTGGCCGTCGGGCGAATGGCCTTCCGGCTGCCCTACGTCTGGTCCCGGATGACCGTCCACCGTGACGGGGACACCCTCACGTACACCAGCCGCCGGCGTCTGCCCGGACCACACGACACGCACAGCGCGATCGGGATCCGGGTCGGGGAGCCCGTCCGGGAGCCCAGCGAGGTCGAGCATTTCGTCACCGCGCGGTGGGGGCTGCACACGAGCCTTCTCGGCCGTCCGCTGTACCTGCCCAACACCCATCCCCGCTGGCCGCTGTACCGGGCGGAGCTGACCGGGTGCGCCGAGAACCTCGTCGCGGCAGCGGGGCTCACGCCGCCGGCGGCCGAACCGGTGAGCGTGCTCTACTCCCCCGGCGTCCCGGTGCGCTTCGGGCGACCGCTGCGCGCCGGCTGA
- a CDS encoding TetR family transcriptional regulator, translated as MARTSGPGTREKLIRAAEEIFAAQGVDGAQLRDIIRLAGQSNPSAVQYHFGSRAGLLDSVMAGRQRRTEDVLTELLGDGGQDLRGLLSALVAAEATELRTERGQRCLQVSAQLSHESGVRTGIPHPTLEGTVYWRLIGRLEQCLEALPGPVRLERLDLALTMIGAAMADRARQYLAGAEPLTGEQLFLADLVSMTAALLTAPVPHEAPDGADAQAERRNES; from the coding sequence ATGGCGAGGACATCAGGGCCCGGGACCCGGGAGAAACTGATCCGCGCGGCCGAGGAGATCTTCGCCGCGCAGGGCGTCGACGGCGCACAGCTGCGCGACATCATCCGGCTGGCCGGACAGAGCAATCCATCCGCCGTGCAATACCACTTCGGTTCACGCGCCGGCCTGCTCGACAGCGTGATGGCCGGGCGCCAGCGGCGTACCGAAGACGTCCTGACGGAGCTGCTCGGCGACGGCGGACAGGATCTGCGCGGGCTGCTCAGCGCCCTGGTCGCCGCCGAGGCGACCGAGCTGCGCACCGAGCGCGGGCAGCGCTGTCTGCAGGTCTCCGCGCAGCTGAGCCACGAGAGCGGCGTACGCACCGGCATCCCGCATCCGACGCTCGAAGGCACCGTCTACTGGCGGCTCATCGGCCGGCTGGAGCAGTGCCTGGAAGCGCTGCCCGGCCCGGTCCGGCTGGAGCGCCTGGATCTGGCGCTGACGATGATCGGTGCCGCGATGGCTGACCGCGCCCGCCAGTATCTCGCCGGCGCCGAGCCCCTCACCGGCGAGCAGCTGTTCCTCGCCGACCTCGTGTCGATGACGGCCGCCCTGCTGACGGCCCCCGTACCGCATGAAGCTCCGGACGGAGCCGATGCACAAGCAGAACGAAGGAATGAGTCATGA
- a CDS encoding glucose 1-dehydrogenase: MNELTGKTVIITGGARGLGAEAARQAVAAGAQVVITDVLDEEGAATAAELGAQARFLHHDVTSEEDWARVVAFATAEFGGVDGLVNNAGISTGAYLETESVENFRRVLDINLTGVFIGIKSVIPAMKASGSGSIVNISSAAGLMGLALTAGYGASKWGVRGLTKIGAVELGTERIRVNSVHPGMTYTAMTASVGIEKGEGNYPNTPMGRVGEPPEIAGAVVFLLSDAASYVTGAELAVDGGWTTGPTVKYVMGQ; this comes from the coding sequence ATGAACGAGCTCACCGGAAAGACCGTCATCATCACCGGCGGCGCCCGTGGCCTGGGCGCCGAGGCCGCCCGCCAGGCGGTCGCGGCCGGAGCCCAGGTGGTCATCACCGACGTACTGGACGAGGAAGGCGCGGCCACCGCCGCCGAACTCGGCGCGCAGGCCCGCTTCCTGCACCACGACGTCACGTCCGAGGAGGACTGGGCGCGGGTCGTCGCCTTCGCGACCGCCGAGTTCGGCGGGGTCGACGGGCTGGTGAACAACGCCGGCATATCGACCGGGGCGTATCTGGAGACCGAGTCGGTGGAGAACTTCCGCCGGGTGCTCGACATCAACCTCACCGGGGTCTTCATCGGGATCAAGTCCGTCATCCCCGCGATGAAGGCGAGCGGCAGTGGCTCGATCGTCAACATCTCGTCGGCCGCGGGCCTGATGGGTCTGGCGCTCACCGCGGGTTACGGCGCCTCCAAGTGGGGCGTACGCGGACTGACGAAGATCGGGGCGGTGGAGCTGGGCACCGAGCGGATCCGGGTCAACTCCGTGCACCCGGGGATGACCTACACCGCGATGACCGCCTCGGTCGGCATCGAGAAGGGTGAGGGGAACTACCCGAACACCCCGATGGGCCGGGTCGGCGAGCCGCCGGAGATCGCGGGCGCCGTGGTGTTCCTGCTGTCCGACGCCGCGTCGTACGTCACCGGGGCCGAGCTCGCCGTGGACGGCGGCTGGACCACGGGGCCCACCGTGAAGTACGTCATGGGCCAGTGA
- a CDS encoding NB-ARC domain-containing protein — protein MGNLPVVATSFVGRTGELRSAARALEKHRLVTLTGGGGVGKSRLALRAAERAGGRYSDGVWWADLSHLYDDRLLIGTVSDAVGLLDHDLARPVEALCERLADRNLLLVLDCCERILAACSHLVGALLDSAPNLAVLATSREPLGVPGEYLLDVPPLAADGDAEEAMRLFRERAAVAAPRLSLDSPVTAAAAADICRRLEGIPLAVELACARLAENSIGQIAERLASRLDFLSESDDQVWPQRHRALRTAIGWSHELCAPAERLLWARLSVFPGAVDEADVQAVCSGGPLAAADIPAVLERLATQSVLQRDGTRYRMLDTLREYGAMWLGELGEQRTLARRHAAHFAELAGRAHSGWLGPRQVDWYRRIADADADLCAALDHLIAEDPERAVEMAGCTGLFWSCCGHLQRARDFLERALALETGRGTHRTRALWALGITLTLQGDHETARGLGERCSVAAWHDRDTESMLSAAHAVSFNYLMMGRPQTAHDVSDHALRNLPGDPLDAPSQMRCRVIRVFALSALGRLDEAYEDATDLQQLSLRYGEYWARAYADHQLALIHLLQGRPQEAESHARSMLSGKHQLHDSLGIALGLDLLAGAIAARGDGVEAARTSGTGHVYWLMIGHPRRGTPELGEIREVWERRAREAAGAPAYEQAYRRSLTGDAETGLVRALQGDLPL, from the coding sequence GTGGGAAACCTTCCCGTCGTCGCGACCAGTTTCGTCGGCAGGACCGGCGAACTGCGCAGTGCGGCACGGGCACTCGAGAAGCACCGGCTGGTCACTCTGACGGGCGGCGGCGGGGTCGGCAAGAGCCGGCTGGCGCTGCGCGCTGCCGAGCGGGCAGGCGGGCGGTACTCCGACGGGGTGTGGTGGGCCGACCTGTCACACCTCTACGACGACCGGCTGCTGATCGGCACGGTCTCGGACGCCGTCGGCCTCCTCGACCACGATCTGGCCCGCCCGGTGGAAGCACTGTGCGAACGGCTCGCCGACCGCAATCTGTTACTGGTGCTCGACTGCTGCGAGCGGATCCTGGCCGCCTGCAGCCATCTCGTGGGCGCACTGCTCGATTCCGCACCGAACCTGGCCGTGCTCGCCACCAGCCGTGAGCCCCTCGGGGTCCCGGGCGAGTACCTCCTGGACGTGCCGCCGCTCGCCGCGGACGGCGACGCCGAGGAGGCCATGCGGCTCTTCCGCGAACGCGCCGCCGTGGCCGCGCCCCGCCTGTCGCTCGATTCACCGGTCACCGCGGCGGCGGCCGCCGACATCTGCCGCCGGCTGGAGGGCATCCCCCTCGCCGTCGAGCTGGCCTGCGCCCGGCTCGCGGAGAACAGCATCGGCCAGATCGCGGAACGACTGGCCTCCCGGCTCGACTTCCTCAGCGAATCGGACGACCAGGTGTGGCCGCAGCGGCACCGGGCGCTGCGTACCGCCATCGGCTGGAGCCACGAACTGTGCGCCCCCGCCGAACGGCTGCTGTGGGCGCGGCTCTCCGTCTTCCCGGGAGCCGTCGACGAGGCCGACGTACAGGCCGTGTGCTCGGGTGGCCCTCTCGCCGCCGCGGACATTCCCGCGGTACTGGAGCGGCTGGCCACCCAGTCCGTACTGCAGCGGGACGGCACGCGGTACCGGATGCTCGACACCCTGCGCGAATACGGCGCCATGTGGCTCGGGGAACTGGGCGAGCAGCGGACGCTGGCCCGTCGGCACGCCGCGCACTTCGCCGAACTGGCGGGCCGGGCCCACAGCGGATGGCTCGGCCCGCGGCAGGTCGACTGGTACCGCAGGATCGCGGACGCCGACGCCGATCTCTGCGCCGCGCTCGACCACCTCATCGCCGAGGACCCGGAGCGGGCCGTCGAGATGGCGGGCTGCACCGGACTGTTCTGGAGCTGCTGCGGTCATCTGCAGCGGGCCCGCGACTTCCTGGAGCGGGCCCTCGCCCTGGAGACCGGCAGGGGCACCCACCGCACCCGCGCCCTGTGGGCCCTCGGGATCACTCTCACTCTCCAGGGCGACCACGAGACCGCCCGCGGCCTCGGCGAGCGGTGCAGCGTCGCCGCCTGGCACGACCGCGACACGGAGTCGATGCTCTCGGCGGCCCACGCCGTCAGCTTCAACTACCTGATGATGGGCCGCCCGCAGACCGCACACGACGTCAGTGACCACGCGCTGCGCAATCTGCCCGGCGACCCGCTGGACGCACCGTCGCAGATGCGGTGCAGGGTGATAAGAGTCTTCGCGCTCTCCGCACTGGGCCGCCTCGACGAGGCGTACGAGGACGCCACGGATCTGCAGCAGCTGAGCCTGCGCTACGGCGAGTACTGGGCCCGTGCCTACGCCGACCACCAACTCGCCCTGATACACCTGTTGCAGGGCAGGCCGCAGGAGGCGGAGAGCCACGCGCGCTCCATGCTGTCGGGCAAGCACCAGCTCCACGACAGCCTCGGCATCGCCCTCGGTCTCGATCTGCTCGCCGGGGCGATCGCCGCGCGGGGCGACGGTGTGGAGGCCGCGCGCACGTCGGGTACGGGGCATGTCTACTGGCTCATGATCGGCCACCCGCGCCGCGGCACCCCGGAGCTGGGGGAGATCCGTGAGGTCTGGGAGCGCCGGGCCCGGGAGGCGGCCGGGGCTCCGGCCTACGAGCAGGCCTACCGCCGCAGTCTGACGGGAGATGCCGAGACCGGTCTCGTCCGCGCGCTCCAGGGGGATCTGCCGTTGTGA